AATATTTCTCAACAAGATGATACTATTACTATAACAATTAGATCAATGAAatagtaaaatcataaattagaTGCACAAATTGGAAATGGTAATCTTGACTTTCAACCCCAGGCTAGTTAACCATTTTTTAGTTCAAAGTGAGCCATTTAATCAAAAGAAACAAATTTTAACTGCAAAATTTAACTAAGGTAAAAAATTGAAGGAATAGCATCAAAATGTTTCTCTTCAGCTAGTAGACATATAGTTAGATATAAGGTAACAAAATTTCTTACCTAGACCGGATTCATGCCGAACCAAACAATTAGATGTTATAAAATCTTACACAATTTTTTCTAACTTCGATCGATTTAGATCTATGATAAAGCATGGATCCGGGTTAGACAAGAAATTCCCATCAAGTAACTCTGTATTTCGATTGTCCAGCAAAAACTAAAGACAATACATGGGATACTGACATGCAACTTTCACGAGTATTCACAACTATCCAGCAGGGAAATTTCTTACCTAGCTCCAGTCCATCATCGACCGCTCTCTCTCGCTAGTGAGCCCGGACTAGGCAAGATTTTCCAAACAGTAAGCAAATTATACAGGTTTCCAAACTGTCAGCACCTCCTGAAACATTTCAAGCATCAACTCTCTGTCAGCTTGCCTGAAAAAGTTATTCATCTCTTCTCTAACATCATATATCTTGCCAAAATCAAATAGGTACACTAAGCATCCTTTCTTCAGCTTGTCTAACTGGTAAAGCCATGCTTCTTGCAGCCTCCCAAGGACATTTCCGGAATTGATGTCGTCCAATAGGCTTTCCTCGCAAGCATCTTTAAGTGCTGCAATATCATATTTGTTTGCTGCTCCAAGCAATGATAACCGGTGCTTCCAGAAATCGTCTTGTTTAATGCTTCCGTACAAGTAACTTAGTAGAGACATGCAAGACTCTGTTGACATGTCTTCTATATAGATCGTGGATGACTCTTTTTCCTTGAGGTCGTGATGGAACATGCTCTGGAAAACTGGCGAACTTGCAGAAAGAATTGCTTTATGAGCTCTTAGAGTGCCATCAGAAGTGTGGATTGTAACATCAGCATGGATCGCCTCATCCAACATGCGAGAGAGACATCGAAGTGTGCTTTGGGTTGAAACTGACTGCATCATTCCATCACCAGGCCATATAGAATTGGCTTCCCCGCCctgaaattaaaatgaaaaagtgAAAAGGAGCACATGTGATTAATTAGATAGAGTGAATTCAGTTAATTATCAAACACATAGAAATGTATCTGCACTTAATCTTATAAACatgtaattaaattaagttgCATAATCATCACATGTTTCCTTCTTTTGCTTCAACGAAGATAAGCCGACAAAGTTATAACTTTCTGCTAGCATTTGGTTTATGGTGCTCAAACTGAGAAAGAACAGATTGCTAATTGAAATGATGTTTGCCTACTAAGTCAATGACATGCTGAATCAAGCCAACAATTTATCTTTTATATCAATTGCTAGGCCGATGCCACACTCCATTGGAACGTCGCCTAAACATATATCCAGTCATAAGACTTATCTCCCAAAACTTTAGCAAGAAACGTTCAAGCATCCAAAAATTAGGAAGTAATTGTGCAGGTCCTGGTCAAATCATTAAAAGGCAACAGGCTGCTTTTGGAAATCAATTATGAAGGATGTGTGGATGTTTTAGATGATCAAACCGTGCATACAAGATATACTCCACTTGGGTGGAAAAATTCCCCGTCACTTAAAAGTACTAAAACATTTGGAGATGGAAATTTTGGGTGGTGGGGAGATAAAAAGGAATTTTATACAAATTATCTACAAAAAGTTCCGATAAAAATCAACTTCAGACAGACTTTCGCCTTTAACTTAGCAGAAAGGTTATCATCATTTATGCACTACGCCCCACAAgaacagaaaaattaaaaatgaaacagATGAACTCGGCCAGAACACCGTCATATCAGATAAAAGAGAGAGAGGGAGCTCACGTTCAAAGGGCAGACTTTGATGTCAAAAAATTCAACGTCAATGATGAAGCGACCATGAAATGTGGAATCAACAGGCCAGACAAAGTCGTCACAAGTCCGAAGCAATTTCTCATGAACTGCAAGAAGATGAGAGTTCTGTCACAAGAATGAACCAGCTTCATAACTGCATCACTTTTATCTATTACTACAAACTTTCCAGAATAAAGTAGACCTGAGAAATTAACCACTGCTGTCACGCATGATCATCAGATCACTACTGTCTAGACTTTATCCCCAAAATTAAATCATTCAAACAATTCATGCAAGAAAACAGAAATTAACACAAAGGGAAATATACAGATATATATAGGTACCAGGAGAGATGTAGGGTCTACGATTAAGACCAGCATTAGAGACGCGAAGAACAAATTTAGCAATAGGAGGCTGCTCTTTAGAAGCTCGAGATGGCTCTGGAAATAGCCGAACATAAAGATATCGATTCTTCTCCACAGATAAATGCCTGtttgtaaattaaattcaaGAAATTCTTAGCTACATATGTATAAAATGATGAAAACAGTGGAATTAGTAAGCAAGCAAGTTACCAGTTCCAAATTCCGACCTTAAAAGGATCGGATTTTTTGTAAGAACAGGGACCGAAGTTCTCGATCTTCCATTGCGCTAATCTTGAGATGGTTTCCACTTTTGAATCTGCCATTTAATTACTCTTCTTGTGTTGTGGTGCTTTCTTCAGCGAGTCTGCTCTTTAAAGAGGAAATTCAAAGACCACACGAGACTTGCTTGCTTACTGTTAAAGCCTTTTTAGTTTAGGACAAAAAGATTtgtttttcctttattttttaagtatAGGAGAGAAGCCTTTGTGTTTGCTTTTCTCACAAAACAACAAATTAGGTTGTTTTGTTTGTTGCCCCCTTTCCACTTTAATATTACACTATTACAAATGCTTTATGTGTTTTACGGATGACTCgtagtataaaatatttattccgAATAACTGTTGTGTCTCGtcatttttataacaaattattaaacattaacgatagatattttttaatttttacttattcTTTTTAGGTTAATAGTTTGAAAAACTATCgaccttgaatttattttttcaatggCGCTCTAACGttataattttgtcaattttattttttttcgtatttttaacttttaatagcatcgtaaattaaaaaaattggacgaatttatattataaagatACAAATATtcaaacaactaaatttaaaaatcatgtcatattcttttatatttgGACAAATTCAAACAAGTTTTTTAACTTGAAAAAGTTCACACTAAATTCGCCATCGCCTTCATCCGACCCGCCGCCGCTCTGTCTTTCATGGGAGGACGAGGACGAGCAGATCCTcatcctccttccatggaggacgAGCAGATCCCTATCCTCCATGAAAGGAGGATGAGCTTGGCGACAGGTTCAAGTAAGGTGGCTACAGATCCGAGAGAGACGGCGACTGAATCAGAGAcgtttataattaatttatattaaataatttttttttattttttaaaattggtgCATAAAATGGTTTATTTGTGATATACATAGCATTAAATGCTATTTAGAATATAggctaaatataaataatttattttgaacattcaaataaaaaaagttcaatttaatactttaggaCGTTATTGAATTTGAAAGTCAGAAATacgaaaaaatgataaaattgacAACATTACAACGTTAGgatgttattgaaaaaaataaaaattcagtagTTTTTCAGTAATTAGCCAAAAACAACTATAGGGTAAAAATCAATTAAGCAATCCCGTGACATATATTAGTATTACTCTCCATCCCTTCTCTGTTTCCGATCCGATCTTCTCATTATTTGGTCTCTGATAACCACCAAAATATCAAGAGCTCTCCCTTTTAAAACGAAATTAAGCCAACAGTTAACACTTCCTAAGCGGCGATGTCATCAGGTTTTAGCGGTGATGAAACTGCTCCTTTTTTCGGCTTCCTTGGAGCCGCAGCTGCTCTCGTATTCTCTTGTAATTTTTCTTCATctcttttttctaattttatttcattcaaTGTTTTTCACGGGGGTGTCAACAAAACAAATGAAATCTAATGGGTTTTGAGATTAGATTAAAACTGTTTGATTTCATTGGTTTTGATTTGTGGGTTTTAAAGAATTTAGGAAGGGGAATCAATGGACGTATTAAATTGTGATAATTGGGGAACttttttttatgtgatttgGATTTTGATGAGTGGGTTATTTCAGGCATGGGAGCAGCATATGGAACAGCAAAGAGTGGAGTAGGAGTGGCATCAATGGGAGTGATGAGACCGGAGCTAGTAATGAAATCGATAGTACCAGTTGTTATGGCTGGTGTTTTGGGAATTTATGGTTTAATTATAGCTGTTATTATTAGTACTGGTATCAACCCCAAGgctaaatcttattatctttttgaTGGCTATGCTCATTTGTCTTCTGGTCTATCTTGCGGTCTTGCTGGTTTATCTGCTGGTATGGCTATCGGCATTGTTGGCGATGCTGGTGTTAGGTAAATGATCTTTTGGAAACTCGTGactcattttcatttgtttgatTGTTagttttttattgataaaatgcAGACAATTGGTTTCTAGCTAGATTGAGAATAATTGTCCTTTGAGTAtgaagtaaatattttatacagACAATTCCTAGAAAGTTTGATTGCCTACGAATCGATTATTTGATGGTTATTATCAATAATTACCTCGTTTGGAAGGATGAAACAGAAAATAGGGTTTGGTGATATTTTTTAGTTGaatttgatttattaaaaaatctttTCTTTCTCAATCTACTGATTTGGTGGGTTGAGAAATGAGGGCTTTGAAACCTTTCAATTATGACTAATAGTTACTTTCTTTACGAACGTAAGTTGAAAGTCGCAAAACATCATGAAATCCTTGAAAACACTCCTTAACCCATAATCCAAACAGGCGTACATGTGACAAGTGTTGGCCTGAAGTGCTTTTTAGGTTTTAATTGCTTGTAAAAAGGAATTATCTATGCGGTGATGGCTTGTTGCTCTCTGGATCCATGTTGAGTACATAAAAAGTGTGAATATAGATTgcatttaaaagttttttttggaGAATTTGGATGTATATTGTGTCTGCCAAATGAAGCTCTTGCTCTTATATATCATGTATTTACCTAATAATGGAAGTGTTTATTTCATCTCCGGATTTGATGGGcataaaaatcacaaattttacagGCCAAATTCTTATCAGCACTATGAATGGAAGTTTCTTTTGTCTTTGAATTTGCTAGACATAAACTTATACTTTGCAGAAGTGTAAATCATAATTTTCATCTCTTTTGTGCCCTTGTTTCGATACTTGTACTAGATAATAAAGGAATGATATCCTATGATTCATGATATCGGATGCTGGTCGTTAGAAATTGTTttctgtttatatttttttatcgaaTCATTGCTGTTCTACCTGCTCATCTTCTAGGCTGCAGCATTCGTTTGTGTTTACTTTGTCATACTATTGATCTTTTATGCAATTTGATTATATATCtcattgtattttttcaaacatTATTCAGGGCAAACGCTCAGCAACCAAAGCTGTTTGTGGGGATGATTCTGATCCTCATCTTTGCAGAAGCACTTGCTCTTTACGGTCTTATTGTGGGAATCATTCTGTCATCCCGAGCTGGCCAGTCTCGTGCAGAATAAAAAGGGTGGATGTAATGTATGGCCTCTATTTATCATCTTGAATCCGAATTGTATGGTATGCTGGACAGTTGCTCGGGATATTGCTTACTGTTTGATTTAGTTTGGTTTGTTAGTTCGACTCTTGTATATCTAAGAAACCAGATATTCTGGGACTGTACTGCTTGTCatggttttatttatttaagaatCATTTCATATAGTGATTCCATTGTAGATGTTCTTCATTAAGGATTTGATTCTGCAGCACTtggtaataattaataaatataaaaatccgAGTTTGGAAGTGAATGGACCTTTAAATGTTCTGTTGTGCTCTTAGGTGAAACTTTGATGTGTGAAACCAATGATGGCCAGTCGGTCTATATTAGAGGATGTATATTCGGTTTGAATGGaatcaaattgaatttaaattttttcaaaactgaaccaaattgaatttgtaaagctttaaaatatttcaaatcaaACTAGTGTGTtcgattgattttttttagttcGGGTTATAGCATTATACTGACACTGAATTTGATCTAAATGGAAaagtttatttgttttaatatcaagctaaatcaaatagaattattttgattattttacttgGCTCGGATTTTGTATATCTAGGGTGGTTATTACATCAGAAACAGCATCCATGAATTTCCTTTCTCTATGAAAGCACATCTTGCACATATAAATTGGACTGGTAAAGACTATGACAACTTTTATCAGATCTGCAAACCATAATCTGCAAATTTTAGACACTTATGGGTTAATAGCAATCCATATGACATGTCCAtagcaaaagaaaaaagaagaggaaCAAAAGTCACTGCTTCATGGGGAAATTGCTTATTTTTCGAAAGCGAGGTCTTGCTATCTGATAGGGAGGAGGGACTTTCTTTTGACAAGAAATTAAACGAATgtgaatgttataaaaaaaatccggGTCATAAGTAggttaatttacaattaatctTGTATCTAACCGTGTTTTATAGGTCTAATTCGTTTAAATATGATGCAACTAAATACTTTTGACTAAATGTTCTTGATGAATCACCAAACGGAATCCGAGCTGTcacgacctgcacaccacaagcaaacagaggtcagaaggaactccggtgggggtcaccggacgttcactccgacgctcaagtaaggttttgaggtagaggaagaagaagaagagaaaagagagtgcttagagtagagaaaaagaaattacctagggtttgtccttaaaccctctatttatagttagggtttaaggacaaacctgccttgctggcaggctgtgagcccagtggtcccagaattcGGTTATACTCACGTGGGAGAATATCCCTGCAGGTGGCGCggtttgttaggtgtgtcagagggaacattcctcacgtacctgtcagaagatcttctgtggtctcAGGATCcggtacacgagtgagcgcttctaagcaggacctcggagcccggtcaAGCCTTGAAGCCtggataacttgggagtcaagttatcatggttcttGTATCTGAGAGTAGCTCAGAGCTCGGACTAGATGGTCCAGTCTTTCGGGCTtaggagctcggagctcggcCTGGGTCTGAGTTGAACCTAGCTCAGAGCCCGGATAggattcttggtccgaccttatcaggcatgattgtctcggatgatgtttgaattcccatcgatccggtgaccccccaagtcatgtgcTCTATGATTTCGagaaggtcggacattgttaccaggtcggtgaaatgcttgacttagtgatgttcgttcctggcgaggttgcttcgcccctactagatgtgctacgttatcagttctcaagaaaaaattattttaactaaatagtattatttattttaaaatagtattaaATTCATGAttgtattaatatattttaaataggtagtagtatttatataaattaagtaGACTTATACATTAATTGAATACTTATATCGATTTTAATGTCATTTAAACATGTTAACTCATGTGCTCGTCTCAATAGAATTTTGACCAAAACGGTGTTGACTTGATTAGATCTGTAATATTCACATTGACTTACATTAACTAACGCTTCAAATTGGGCCACTTGATGGGTAGAATCATTTCCAACTTGAGCCTTATAAAGTCCACCCGTATCATCTTCTTTTTAACACTCGATCATAAACCCAACATAAAGCAAACAGGGTCCAGAGTCCGAATAAAGATGGCAGCAACACCACCAGCGCAACCGTCTGCAGCAGCGGAACCACCGAAGATTGTGTGGAACGAAAGCGGAAAAAGATTTGAAACAGAGGACAAGGAGGCATACCTGGAATACGTGGCTAGAAATGATGGGAAAGTGATGGATATAATTCATACGTATGTCCCTCGTTCAAAGAGAGGCTTAGGCTTGGCTTTTCACCTTTGTGTTGCAGCTTTTAATCATGCCAACTCTCATTCCATCTCTGTTATCCCCACTTGCTCCTATGTTTCTGTAAGTTTATCCCCATTTCATTCGTATttcaaattctattaaaaatgttaataattttatttgaatttaccATCTACTTGGCGATTTGCAGGATACCTTTCTTCCACGGAATCAATCCTGGAATTCTGTTGTGTATTCAGAAGATGTCAAATCAAATATACGACCTGCTTCGGCCATATGATATGCTCAGACACAAGAATCGCAGTACTGAGATTTATTCCAATTCCAGcttctttaataaaataaatattcgcaaaaaaaaaaaaattaactttatagcgatttaatctcattgttccaaatgttaaaaaacaaatcatatttttttcattttttgtattttgtagCTCAAACTGTTTTTCGACAATTTTTTTGCATATGTGGCGCCCAGATTAGAAACGTGTATTGGCATATTAAATTTCAAGATTTTAAAGGAGATAAAATTGCCGGAAAACGAATTTAGGCTACAAAATGCAAAACTAGAAAAAGATaggattcgtaacattttaaataatgagattaaatcactacaaaattgaaacgttaagatttgttttgccTTGTTTGTTTTAAGTATTTTGTTCGTAACAATCTGCATTCACTATTTCGATACCATTGCTTGTAATATGAATGATATTGAAAAGCTTAATAAAACAGAGTTTTGATCAATACAACTCCAAAtgcatttgaaaaaatacaatcaATAAAAAGAACATATTTTAGAACATTCCTCGATAAGTTCAATCATAATTCTAGCAGTGAATTCATGATCATAACAAAGTTTACAGCAGATAACATTATTGTTATAGTTACAAAGATGTGAGACGAACAACCAATGACAATAAATGAAAAACACTACATATTATACAAATATTTGGGTATGAGAAATTACATATATACAAATTGGCAATTCAGGATTTAGCCAGGAACATAATAATCCATCTTTTCCACAGGAAGGTTCAGAACTGATGTTTCCACCTATGCCATACACGAgcatttattttcataaattagTTTGATGTATAGGTATCAAAAACttatgttgcacgaaaattAGAGGTAGCATATTGGCGTGTGCAAGCAGATGTGTTCAGCTGGTTAGGAAGACGGTTAGACAAAACTAAGTATCTGAATAGAAACAGAAATATATATTTGTCTCcatgtattatttttttctaagaTATGGTAGATGTGACAAACTATCAGAAGATAAAGACTAGCCACTCGACGCAACCCTCCAGTGTTTTATACAGTTACTTGAGGAAATAACTGAAGAAGGAGAAATTTAAGAATGCAAACCTCTTCAAATGGAACAAATGCAAAAGATGAAAGACCCCTCTTGTGTAATGTGCGAGACATCTCATCTTCCTGCCAGTCTTCAACCTCTCGAACGATGTTCTCCACAGGCCCACTGACCCCATCACTGTCCACTTTGCTCGTAATAAGTGAGAGTATATCCAGTCGATTGTTAGCCCCTGTGGTTGTACCTCTTAACCTGGAGCAGATGAGAGAAATGACCGTCACCGGGAGGGATGCGGCAAGCAAAAGAACGAGAAAAAAGAAGCTCTCTAATGGAAGCATATAATGGAAATTGTTCGTGTTAATTACAACATTTGCTAGGTTTTAACTGTATATCATCGGTTCATTTCCAGGGGGTCGAGTGTAATTCAGTGTAAGTGCCTTCCCAACAATAGACAGCTAGTAATAATACAAATGATACAACTTGACCACAACCAATTCATCCACAGTAAGGAGCACAGAAAATCCATATTCAACTCCTTGCATGATCTAATAACCTTTACTTCATAATCAAACAAGTTAAAGTTATATTACCACAAGCTAAATAGATACAAGCATGTGTACATTCATACAATGATGCACATGTCAAGACAGGTATGAAATTgtatttcattaattaaaacaaaaagaaaaaaaattacatgataATATTCCAGTGCAGCACATCCACTTTACCTTAAACAAACTTTCCACTGAGTTGGATGCAAGCCAGGGTACAGGAAAGAAGCTTCAATCTGCAATAAATGAATAAGAATAAAGACCTTCAAAATACACAATCAcaaatagagaaataaaaaatgagaaaaattaataGCATATTTGATACCAAATAAAACCAGCAATGGCAAAACATAACTAAAATTTGCAAAACAGAGAACTCATTGTTTGAAATGTAGTTAAGAATGGTACCGTGTCATCGGTCAATGAGTAACGGCCGCTAAAAACATCATCTGCTTTAGATGAACGATTATTCATGCATTTTACAACTTCCTTCACTGTATGAGAAGAAGTCTATACATCACAACATAACAGATAATAAATGGTCATGAAGAGACAAAAGTATAGATTTCATTTATTCATCACGAATCACTATAGCTGAGACTGAGATTTTACTTTATAGAGAAACCTGCCAGAAGGTAAGAATTTCATGTAACGATAATAGCAAACCTGCAACAGAGAGAAAATCAGGATAATAGTGAATAGTGATAAAACAAAACCTCAGCAATGTGAATATATGTCTGTTGCCTTTTCCAGCCGTAAAGTCAGCAGTACATATATCCATGCAATTATACACACAACAGAGATACATGAATCGGAATAATCAGACATCTACTTTTCTTGGATGGTCAATCTCCTTTTTCAGTGAATAATAGTGGAATGCTTTATACCTACTTCACAAGCCACACCAACTAACATAGTGCAATCATCATAAGgctttaaaatcttaaaacaaCATAGTTAGCATCGCTGTACATGAGTAACCTTGTATACGGACTGCAAAATGAGTTTATAGGACCAACAAAATTCACAAAGTAAGAGGCCAGTGTGCTATTAGAGTGAACAAATATGCTATTTTCACCTTTTCTCCTACTAACATCAACAGTGTTTCTAATAGGAAATTCATGAAGAAAAAATTGCCAAACTTCACATTCACATATTAGAGGAACAAAccaaaatgaacaaaaataagtaaataagaTTAAAATAAGAGGTCCGCGTCAACTATgcttgcaataaaaaaatagaaaaaaaacaaCTATTTTGCTCCAATTTCCAAAATTTATGACTTAAACTCGAGGAAATAAGATTCAACTAAAAAGGAAAGAAatgcaaaacaaaaaaatgtaagttttttgaaaacaaaaaggaaaaaagatcTAAATTTTCCATCACAAATAAATAAGTATTATAAATTGACTAAGTCCAGCAAAGACATCTAGACACATAGAACCATAACTGCAAACCACCAGGAACTATACTGTTTTTTTGCCTCGAGATGTTTTAAGTACTTTGAGTGATAATAGTACAAGATACACATGAGAAGAGAAGGTTCACCAAAAGAGGATATCTCATACACCACACCactaacaatttaaaatatagttCGAAAATCTGACAGTCCTCAAGTTGCAGAATCTAAAGCACGAGCTTCCATACTCAAAAAAAAATACTGCCACATTTTATATGGGACTACATTAGTTGCATTCTTCTGTCCTACGCTTAAACGCCACAGCTCTTTGCACGTGAGACTTACTTTTCCAAGCATGAACATCAAATTAGTAAGAAGAATAACAGGGTTCAAGCATACCAAATGAACTGGATTGATGACAGTCCATTCTCTCACACCAGTGCGAATATATGTGTTCCTACTCACGTACAGACCTGATTTAAGAATAGATACACTCAAAGTTTACCGTTTGCTGAATCTTAAGTGAAAAAAGCAAGAGAAGAAATGAAAACAATAAAGGagaattaaattacaaattttcCAAACAAAAAGGCAAATAAGTCAATaagaaagaaatttttttagattaacATGATATTGTTTAGGATAACACTATAATATACCATCAGTACGGACCCTTGGTCTTAAAAGCCACATTTTCCTCCATGAGCTCTCATACTTTGATTGCAAAATCTTATAGTTTTCCACTACTCCAGATAGCTGCATGAAAAAACAGAACTCCATGTCAAATTTAAAGCATGGACGCCTTGAACTAAGAGGAAAGAGCTCACAAGATTGAAACTTACCTGCCAAGCCTTTAAGCAAGCACTACGCCACAAGACAGGATTACGAAGAGTATATCTCCATTTTCGACAAACACATGAAGCTCTTCCTAGATCATAAGGATTCATTCGTAAAAAGACCTGCAAACCCATAACATATCATCACTAAATGGTTTTGGCAACTCCTCGTCTATAGTATAAGCAAACACAGGGTCCTTTTGTAATTCAATTCCACACTGATGCAAAACCAAACTAATAAAATGTAACTGCAGTAATAACAATCAGCCACATCATTCACAGTACTCATTTCTGTATATCCTATTACATTCTCCATAATTAACTAATGGAGCTGCACTAAATTATGTGGTTTTGTGTATGATTTCATTTCTTTCAATAAGTTTAAAGAATTGGAATTACCAACCATAGATTTTCCAAAAACAtgagaaattgaaaattgattAAACATAATCAAAAGGAAAATTCTTGCACTAAACATACCTCTAAGATTAGCTCATCGGGCAAGCTACGATGTATCAATGCAGGATCATTATATTGTCTTCTGATTGCACTTCCGTATGGTGCAACAGGTCTCACATTGATTCCATAAAGATCTAACAAGGAACATACACAAAATTTATGCATATCATAAACCATCAAAAGCACAATAAACTGCTTATCCGAAACGATGAACAGTAAGATTAGCAAATTCATAATAGTATTATTACCAAGCCATGGTCTTTGTGTAACTAAATACCGTACAGTCTTCAATTGCAAAGCTGTTTCAAGCTCAGCATGAACTTGCTGTGCAAAATCTACAGCAATAAaaagaaatcaattttttatatatttataaatgccACCGATACACGTGTAAACTGAAATACTGGATTGTTTTGGATtgaactgaaaacaaataaaaggaAATAAATTGAATTCAAAATCATAATATCAATTGCAGGAAACAAATTGTGAAATTGATTTGGTTAAAGTGAAACAAATGGTGGAGTTGGTTGTATTAAATTTACCTGAAGTCATACGGAGGATCGAGatgattgtttttcttttgtgaCAGATTCTCGTACTTTCTTTCTCAATTTTCTCGGGAAAATTCGTCCAAGGAAAGGGGAAAAGGGGTTTTACTAGGATACATGCAGGTTCGTCTACGGGTATTGCAATTGCCGACCTGATGAAATCTTGATGACGTGTATTTCGGACTTAGATAGTTAAACAACTTAAATGTTCGACGTTTTGAATTCTGCCCACATGTGATGTTTTATTCGAATTTGAATGTAATATTTTAACTGGTCAAAATTATGTATATCAATATAAATTGTAAGAACATTTAAAATCCCTCGCAAACAtcaaagtattaaaataaaagttaatgtcataaaacttcaccaactttacacgttttttcaatttaatcacgttttctaaaacttttcataaaaatacattaatttttatttattttttcaaattcatacacggtgctgacgtgtcATTGATTCATTgataaaaaatgacttacacttcagcaaattgcaccaatgaatgagtggcACGAAAGCAC
This region of Mercurialis annua linkage group LG1-X, ddMerAnnu1.2, whole genome shotgun sequence genomic DNA includes:
- the LOC126683700 gene encoding BTB/POZ domain-containing protein At1g21780 encodes the protein MADSKVETISRLAQWKIENFGPCSYKKSDPFKVGIWNWHLSVEKNRYLYVRLFPEPSRASKEQPPIAKFVLRVSNAGLNRRPYISPVHEKLLRTCDDFVWPVDSTFHGRFIIDVEFFDIKVCPLNGGEANSIWPGDGMMQSVSTQSTLRCLSRMLDEAIHADVTIHTSDGTLRAHKAILSASSPVFQSMFHHDLKEKESSTIYIEDMSTESCMSLLSYLYGSIKQDDFWKHRLSLLGAANKYDIAALKDACEESLLDDINSGNVLGRLQEAWLYQLDKLKKGCLVYLFDFGKIYDVREEMNNFFRQADRELMLEMFQEVLTVWKPV
- the LOC126687203 gene encoding V-type proton ATPase subunit c4, with the translated sequence MSSGFSGDETAPFFGFLGAAAALVFSCMGAAYGTAKSGVGVASMGVMRPELVMKSIVPVVMAGVLGIYGLIIAVIISTGINPKAKSYYLFDGYAHLSSGLSCGLAGLSAGMAIGIVGDAGVRANAQQPKLFVGMILILIFAEALALYGLIVGIILSSRAGQSRAE
- the LOC126687214 gene encoding acetyltransferase At1g77540-like, which encodes MAATPPAQPSAAAEPPKIVWNESGKRFETEDKEAYLEYVARNDGKVMDIIHTYVPRSKRGLGLAFHLCVAAFNHANSHSISVIPTCSYVSDTFLPRNQSWNSVVYSEDVKSNIRPASAI
- the LOC126687196 gene encoding F-box protein 7, whose product is MTSDFAQQVHAELETALQLKTVRYLVTQRPWLDLYGINVRPVAPYGSAIRRQYNDPALIHRSLPDELILEVFLRMNPYDLGRASCVCRKWRYTLRNPVLWRSACLKAWQLSGVVENYKILQSKYESSWRKMWLLRPRVRTDGLYVSRNTYIRTGVREWTVINPVHLVCYYRYMKFLPSGRFLYKTSSHTVKEVVKCMNNRSSKADDVFSGRYSLTDDTIEASFLYPGLHPTQWKVCLRLRGTTTGANNRLDILSLITSKVDSDGVSGPVENIVREVEDWQEDEMSRTLHKRGLSSFAFVPFEEVETSVLNLPVEKMDYYVPG